The DNA window taatgaattaaaattacgataaaagttATGATTAGAGTAGGTTCATGATTAGGAGTCAGTTCTTTTCAACATCAGGAGAAATTTTATCTTAATAGTTCATTTTTATCAAAGTATTTCTTGGACTAGTACCGATGGAGTTTATCTAGTGAATTTTGCTAATTTGGTTCTTGATATACCATTAACGGACTCATTGTAATCCTTGTACCGTGGGTCAGCTATCCATATGGGTTACgtccaaaaattgaaaacataacCTACAAAAATCAAATTGATTACTTCTCCTAATTAACTTCCATATCCAATTCTTTTTGCTCGTCTCTTCCTTGTTCATATCCCCTTGCTAATTAATGTTCAGCATAAGCTCTCATAAATTAATGAAGTTTCTTATGTTCTCTTTTGCCACTATCGGTTCTTCAACCCATTGACCATTCCGTATGCACcaaagtttaatttattttaatctgCCAAGCCTTCCTAGATTTTCTTTAAACCATAGGACAAAAATAATTGTTTAGAATTAATCTAGCTTATCGTTGCATAATCATGCCCTCCAAGCCCATTTGAAATATTATTCAATGTCATTAACAATATTATCTTTATCATAtcctttaatattttaatacaacTCCAGAATCTAGTCTATATTATTCATGGACAAGATATACAATACAACACGTATAAACCAATGGATTATAAATAACTCCTTCACTAACTATAAACAAAAGCTCTACTTTTATCAttacctaacatttcaaattttcTCTCCTGCGCATGTGACTTGTGTGAATGAGTTACGCATGACTCGTAACAATAATGTACTAACAACATATTTTTACGTAGTATAGAGATATTATATCGTTATTATATTGTTAACAATCCAAGTTATGCACAACCCACCCACGCGCATAGGAGAGAATTTCTCCCTATCAAcatattaaaaatttgattataAGAGAAGCTATCGACATTTTTGGAACCAACATGCGGTACCACGGTTATCGTGAGGAACCTAATCACACTGCAATGTCACCTAAAAGATGAGCTAGTGGGTCAGGCATCGCTATAACAGCTCCACGAGATCATACTCAAAACCTAcgttagaaaaagaaagacaaaataaaaaatgtgagaAAAGGGGATGGAAAGAAGAAGGGAGAAAATCCTAATCCTCAAAAAATGGGGGTTGCTACGTGAGCCACAGGTTTATGCAAGCAatgtttttataattattaaGTATATTAAACTGTTCTAAACATGGTAAGTCAGTATTCATATTATTTATTATGTAACTTGAGCACCCATTGGATTTGTTGAAGACCACTCTACATTAACTGATTATTTCTAAAGTTCACTCACTTGTTATTAAACTATTTTTAGTGcacaatttttataattagtacgattcatgttttttttatcaTCCAAATATCATctctataaaaaagaaaatttcaatTTAGGGTTCATCCATCCATATGTGTGTTGAATAGACCGACGGTTGGCGTCTTCATGATAAACTATTCATTTATTTAATACATATTAATGACTAATCAATAttcaaattgaataaaattttaccaaaataatcTTTCAATGATAATAAAAATACCGTAAAAGTACGTGAAGCACAAATATTTTCCATTTCTAAATAGGGTACAACAAGAAATAAATTTTATTACTATAGATTCAGACGTTTTGCTCCACACTTCCTTTTGAAGTGGATAAAGCTAGGAAGagcaaaattttaaaccaaatttgtaaaccaaattaTGTGTTACTCATAAGAAACAAGTACATTAATTGACACTTAGTTAATAACTCAATCATctacagccacatcatttggtttaaaaaaattggtctccctagcattacccttttgaATTATATGTTTTGTACATAAATTTTTGTTGAACAAGCGATATTAACTACACTAAGGGCGAGGGGGTgtgcttagtctcacaatgggctagtaataatgtgtttcaaattcacctttggcgagatcgaacctaaaacctctcacttacaagcgaAAATGATTATCACTAGATTGTGGTACTAAGTGACACATACATTTTTAATTCAGGATTCATggtacaagtaaaaaaaaatattatatgtgtgtatataggCACAAAGTTAATATTCAAAATGTACATAATTGACGCACCAAAGTTCAACCTAGTATTATTTAATGGGGAGGTATCTTATACATTGATGATAAACTAATCTTTGAATGAATTTGATGGTCACTCCATTTGCGCTATCAGATATTTTAGCTCTGTCAATGCGTTTCAAAATTGGCAACCAGTGTGTTAGGATCCTAACCCTTGCTTGACTCATATTGCATATCTAACTTGAGCGGTGACATTACCAGATAGTTGTAGCCAGAGTGTCCTAACCCTCCACCAAAATGAGTCGACTAGTAGTTCCCTTGGAGTTgtttagtttagttaaaaaaaaaggtaaattacataaaactacccaagTATTGGGTCAGTCACAATTTCATACCCaatctttaaaaagtttcaatgtcatacctcatctatgaaatttttacaatttcatacattccATCAGTTTTCTGTCAATTCTTCCGTTAAATAGTGACGTGGCTTGAGACGGGACCCActatctattaaaaaaaataataaaatattaaaaaactaaaataaaatcattaaatttttttttgcatggggGACCCACCCTAAACCCAAACCTAGATCCcgtcttccccaaacccaccCTTTTCTTCCCCTTCCTGTCTTCCCCAAACCCACAGTGTTCTCCTTGCTCCTCAAACTCTGGCGCCATGTAACTGCGCGTGCCCTTTAGTTTCGTCAACCGAGCCTGGGTCCAGTCGTAGAGTTCTGCTGTGCCGAAATGGCAGACTTTGGCGTCGAGCACAAGGTGGTCCTCCTTGGAGATgatgaagctggagcttttgatGTGGTTATGGACGAAGGTTGAGTCAAGGCCAGAGTCGTGGTGCATGTAATCAAGGCCGTGGGCAAGGTCAGTGACGATCTGCATCTAAGAAAACCATGACGATAGAACGATATAGCTCGGGTTCTTCGGGTTACAAACATAGCCGGCGAGGCTAGCGCCGACGACGAATTCGTAAATGAGGTAAACGTAACTCCTAGAGAGGGAGGCGTCAAGAAGCTTGATGAGGGTGGAGTGGTGGGATTTGGAGATGTGGGAAATGTGGCGCTGGAGGTTGGGGAAAGAGATGGGAAGGCGAGATTTGCATTGGAAGATGACGGCGTCTTTGGATCGAAGCGAGCAGCGCCAAGAAGGGGAGgttgaggaggaggagaggcAACGGTGAGGGAGGAAGTTAGAGGTGGTGGAGTTGATCCCGGAGAAGTCATAGATTTGGGGGTTTTCAGGGAGTGAGGCTTTGAAGGATTTGAGGGAGGGGAcggaggaggaggtggtggaTGGGATTGTTGATGTGGCGAAGAATGACAGCGGGGAAGAAGGGGTGGGTGGGATCTGGGTTTGGGTTTGAGGAAGACGGGAgggggaagaaaatggttgggTTTGGAGTGGGTCCCCtatgcaaaaaaaatattaaatgattttttttagttttttaatagaGAGTGGGCCCCATCTTAAGCCAAGTCACTATTTAACGGAAGAATGGATAGAACACTGACTaaaggtatgaaattgtaaaaaattaatagatgaggtatgacattgaatttttttaaagatGGGGTATGAAACTATAACTGACCCAATAGTTGATGTAGTTTtatataatttaccctaaaaaaaaaagctaataaTCTTCTTCTCAATGCAGCTAGGGTAACACATGAAGTGACGACACACCTTTGGTTTTCAAGTCAAATGGTATGCCAAAGTAGAGTCTTTGACCCTAAAAAATACTCATGTAAGAGTTCAAACTTGGAATGAGAATTTCAAATCTTTGCTCGCTTTCCACTAGCTCAAAGAGAATTTACTCTATGGATAATTGAATAAAAGGACGAAGAAATTTGAACTTCATCTCTACCCGTaactatatttcttttcttttttcttttcttactttgctcgttttattatttatttgttttacaataATACCCAAACAACTTAAAATTCTTGGTTTCTTGTTAGtggtagtttttttatttttattttttattttttttaggattATTTTGTCTATTTCTTTGCGTGGTGATATctacacacttatttttacttctcacatatttCTTGTTATATATGCAAGATAAAATATGTGTGTAGATGGCatcacctctttttttttttttctttttttttggtgaatccCGACCCAAAAATGGGGGGCTAGCTTTCGATTAGTTGAAATTACAAAAAGGTTGGTTTAAGATGCAACATTCTCTCACTTAGGGCGTGTTTACGTGTTCGTAATCGAAATTAAAAGTCGGAGTGTGATTCCGATTACCGGTTCTTCTTGAGTTTACTAAAATTTGGAGGAATCAAAATGGGTGAGGTCCACGAAAAAGATAGGAATTGACTTCCTGATTTTGGAGGAATTGAACTCCTAAGTAGTAGGTGTCATTTGAATTCCGGGACGAAGGAGGAATCCGAAATACAATTTTCTACCAATTATAACCATCTAATTCCTAAAAACTCCAAATTTGCCACTCAAATCAACAAGCCCCGGGACCTCTCTTCCTGCCTCCCTTCCACCTCTGCGTGCCCTAGTGAACCAATCTCAAGAATCCTAGGGCGTCTTTAGATATCGTAGTGAGTTGGTTGTTCTTTGGTTATGGCATTGTGGTCGTGTGGGGATTGAGATGCGACGTGCGAGAGAGATCAATGGATGCGCAGGAAATGATGATGAAGGATCCACAGAAAATAAAATGGAGGAAAGGGAGGGAGAGAATGGTGGCGGTAGCGGCTAGTGTGGACTGACGAAGGATACTGGGGAGAAGAGAAAAGACGTGAAAAATTAGGTTTCAAAAGGTAGAAAACTTGGGCTGCTGGCTTGGGAAGTTTATGGggtgggtataaaaaaataggaaaactaattaaaagggtttgaaaattttgagttttaatgataaggacaaaataaagggtaaagtgaatagtaccaggattgactttttagtgtaaaaatgtggtttttcgttaaagtgaacagtaccgggtgttttttgttaaagttccctaaaaaaattaggtttgaaaaggtcaaaaaaaaaaatggttaaaaaattagtttataaagagagaaaattcaatcatttatgggttaaaattgtatgaaaattaaattttagggtaaaaggctgtttactaccctcatgtttcgtggttttcaacatttagtacatcaagtttttttcgtctcagagttatacctaaagtgtaaattttgggacagtctcatacatccgttagtcaaactgttaagtttgcCGTTAacctgtgacgtggcgcccatgtggacaatgactgggcgccacgtgtcagccacgtttttttttttcttctttcttcttcttcttcttcttcttcttcttcttcttcttcttcttcttcttcttcttcttcttccaactgcaaatttatttatttattttttttttcttcctccttctccttcttccttcatccttccttcttccttccccttcttctccttcttccttctttttccttctcccttctccgtctccttcctccgaatctggggaagtttttttttttttttttttttttttttttttcttcttcctccttcttcctccttcttccttcttccttcttccttcctccttcttccttcttccttcttccttctccttcctccttcctccttcttccttcttccttcttcattcttcttcctccgaatcttcCCAGATtcgatttattttttttttcttcttcttcctcctccttcctccttcttcctccttcttcttctccttcttccttccccttcttctccttcttccttcttccttcttcttcatcttcctcaaaaaaaaaaaaaaaaaaaaaccttcatcttccccatattcggaggaagaagaaggaagaaggaaaaaggaagaaggggaaggaagaaggaagaaggaggaaggaggaaggaggaaggaagaaggagaagaataaggaagaaaaaaaaaaaaaaaaaaaaaaaaaaaagaaaaccgaatctgggcaaattcggaggaagaagaagaagaagaggaagaaagaagaagaagaaagaagaaagaagaagaaagaagaagaaagaagaagaaagaagaaaaaagaaagaaagaaagaaagaaagaaagaaaaaaaaaaaaaacatggctgacacgtggcgcccagtcattgtccacatgggcgccacgtcacaattaatggcaaatttaacagtttgactaacggatgtatgagattgtcccaaaatttacactttaggtatgactctgagacgaaaaaaacttgatgtactaaatgttgaaaaccatgaaacatgagagtagtaaacagtctttagTAATCAAATGGTTTTGATTCCGATTCAAAAGTGAATTGGTAAACAACTTCTAACATTGCATGTCTAATTTTGAAATCATATCAGTTTATATTTCTAATTTGACGAAGCTCCATGAAGACTATATCTGATCTATGTGATGCAAGCgtgactacatcaaccgataaATGAGTGTCATTGTTCTCAAGTTATCAATTTGACAAATGATCAGAAGGTCAAACAGCTTGAGTACATAAATTGATATGATTACAAAATTTGATGGTGCAATATGAGAAGTCAAATTTTGTTGGTCCATTTCGAAAACAATCATAAACTTGAAGAGTAAAAAATAtagtgttgagaatgaatctcacattgatgaaAGGAGGGATCTTGCATGatgcttataagaggttgggctccctatattgtcaattggtatTATGGTGacatctcaactttcttcatagtATTAAAGTATGTTGTCCCCACGTGTGAAGCCAGATAGTCACACACGCTTCACGTCATCCCTTTGTGTTGTCTACGTATTAGGCTTTGAAAATTAGTCATACGTAAGAGGGCATGTTGAGAATAAATCCTATATTGATGAGAGAAGGGACCATACATAAACTTATAAGAGATTAAACTATTCCTCATattatcaattgattttatgatgaACTTCAACTTTTTTCGTATAGTTCTCATCATGTTTACATGTTTCAAATAACGATGTTACTTCGTTGATAATCTTagctaaaaacaaaacaacatgAGAGAAAAATGTCTTTTAGAATTATTATTTACTATGTAtatctaaaactaaaaattacaaaagaaaaaccaaatcaTATTAACTCAGCTAAATAGTGAAAGAGAAACCTGCCAAGAAATTTGGACGTGTAATGTACGAGAGCATAAATAAAACCAATGACGAACGAGGGCAGTATTGTCACTTCAAGCAACAATCTTATGCAAAAGTCGGCCAATATTTACGCGAAAGAGATCATCCATTTAAACTGTATTTTATAAATTGTATAACAAAAACCATGATAAATAGATTATTtcttataatattaattaacctACTTATTGTTTATTAGAATATTTATAATTGTGGTCTAATTTTACTAACAGTATTCTTTATATTATTGTCGAGTGCGTCTCAGGCTACACAGTTGGCTTTGGGATTCGCAAACATTTGGTCACcgtccaaaacccaaaaaaatacaCAACACAGAGAGAGCTTCAGAATCCAAAACCCACCGCACTTGCCCATGTTCAGCTGCTTCAATCTCACTCCTCGTTTCATTTTCTCAggtatatttcttttttttctgcaCAAAGTTTTGAGCCTTTGATTTGCTTTTGTGGGTTGAGTTTTGACTTGTTAGTGGAATTGCCTTTTGTTTTGAGACTTTTGgctttttgggttttggattttggaGCTGAAATCAGCTCAAGTTTTCTGCTTTTGGGCAATCAGAGGGTAGAAAGTTAAGTGAAAAGgtggatgcttttttttttttcgtagaAAAAATGAATGGAGGAGGTAAATGTATGCTCTTTCAGTTATCTCTTggattttgatttatttttagaGGCACTATTTGAATGTGTTAGGCACCCAGAAATTTTAGCTCTAACATAAGGCAAACttatttgaagatttgaatgagtTGGGCATTCAGAAATTTTAGCTGCAACATAAGGCAAACTTAtttgatgatttgaatgagttGGGCATTCAGAAATTTTAGATACAATATCAAAGTTATCCACTTGATGATTTTATAGGCTATGGTTGACTGAATTCTGAAAGATCATTTGAGCATTTTCTGCCTTATTGTGTTATGAGATATTGTGAAAGAACATttttctgcttctttttatAACTTGTGTATTTTAAAATTCGTTTCTGGATAAGCATTGTGCGCCCGCTAgttcaaatttgatctcttCTAGTTATAGTTTTCCGGTGTGATTGTAGAGCATATGTGTATTGGCTCGATGCTCTTTATTTTCGCCAATTATTAAGTTTTTGGTGGTGATATTGTAGTTATATTAGTTTAACGGAATCAATAggattccctttttttttttctatattttttttcttcttcatgtcATTATAGTTCAAGTTAGATCTTTGCTCCGAAAATCCATCTTAAGCACTTGCGAACTGCCCTTTGTAGAAAGAATTTAATCTGGCTGTTTATAAATAAGAGGACAAGGAGTTTCCTGGTATATTTGCACTCATTCGTATGACTTTTACAGATTCCTATATCGTCATATGGCCTATGAGAATTCTGGAGTGCCTATAATTGTGTAAGAAACCGAAAATTTTGGGACATTATGCATGTCTGGCCCTGTGGCCATTGGCGATAAAGTGGAAGAAGCACAAACTTTTGCAGAGAGAACAAAGTCTCTTGATGTCATTTCCAGAGAAGACAGAGAATCCATAATAACTAATGGTGAAGTTGCTGATACTTCTGAAATTGCAGCCTTTAGAGTCAGGGAGCTATTACTTCCGAATAGGGAGTCCTATTCTGGACCTGTGCTTGGCAACATCCCTGAAGGAAAGGGAAAATATGTCTGGTCAGATGGCTGCATATATGATGGTGAATGGAGACGGGGGATGAGACATGGGAATGGAAAAATTATTTGGTCTTCAGGTGCCATTTATGAGGGCGAGTTTTCAGGTGGATATATGCATGGCACAGGGACCTACATTGGATCGGATAAGTTGACTTATAAGGGGCGATGGCGGTTAAATCTCAAACATGGTTTGGGATATCAAGTCTATCCTAATGGAGATGCCTTTGAAGGCTCTTGGATGCAGGGGTTGCCAGAAGGGCCTGGCAAGTATACATGGGTAAATGGAAATGTTTAtctaggaaatatgaaaggaggGAAAATGTCAGGGAAAGGAACTCTCACATGGACCAATGGGGATTCATTTGAAGGAAGCTGGTTGAATGGCATGATGCATGGATTTGGAGTATACACGTGGAGTGATGGAGGCTTCTATGTTGGAACTTGGACCCGCGGTTTAAAGGATGGGAAAGGGTCGTTTTATCCAAAAGGCAGCAGACTTCCAGCAGTAGAAGAACTTTACCTGAATGCTTTGAGGAAACGAGGGCTCTTGCCAGATTTAAGAAAACAGAACAACGCACATATCCATCATGCTGGTTCAGGGGATATGGGAAATGCTAAGATTGGAGAGAGGCTGCAGGGATCTCATCGTGCTTCAGCCAACAAAATCTCTAATAGAAATTTGTTAAATTTGGAGCAGTCACATAGAAATGTTTCCTTGGAAAGGCGTTGGAGTCTTGAGGTATCTTTTGAAAAAGTTATTGGACATGATCCATCATTATTGGAGGGTAGAGAAAAAGATTCTGAGACAGAAATTCCAATCTTAGAGCGAGAATATATGCAAGGTGTCTTAATAAGTGAGCTAGTAATAAATAACAGCTTTTCTTCATCATCTAGAAGGGCAAAACGGCGACAAAAGAAACTAGCTAAAGTGGTCAAGAGACCTGGTGAAGCAATCATTAAAGGTCATAGGAGCTATGATCTAATGCTCAGTTTGCAGTTGGGTATCAGGTACTTTCACTTTTATTACCTTCCGTAAATTCGTTAGACTTCTTCATCTTTGACTTTTATGCTTGTATTATTTTGTCTTCATTTATCTTTTGTATCAAATGCATGGTTTTTAATTAGATTATATTGCTTAATTGGTTCCTCCCTTCTGGTTTCGGCAAAGATTTATTAAGCAATGCGATTTGTGTTTACATTTCCCCTATTGGATTCGGGACAATGTATAACTCCATGAGAGGGTTTAATTATTTTAACAGGTTTTTCTTTTAACAGGGTTTAATTAGTTATATTAGTTGTACGACTCCGTGAAAAGGTTTAATTATTTTAACAGGTTTCTCTTTTAGGAGTGAAAAAAGTTTGAAGTCCAACTGCAATTGCTGATGTTCATCACTTAGTTCATGTGCATTGCATACTTTGTTTCCTGAAACTTAATTTAAATGTGGATTAAAATGTGGCAGGTATACTGTTGGGAAGATAACACCAATACAAAGGAGAGAAGTCCGAGCATCAGATTTTGGCCCTCGGGCAAGTTTTTGGATGAACTTTCCTAAAGAAGGCTCCCAATTGACACCACCTCATCGGTCAGTAGATTTTAGGTGGAAAGACTATTGCCCTATGGTCTTTAGGTTAGTTGCCATATCTTGAATTTTCTTGTGgcctatttgtttgtttgatgcaTTTACAGTAATAGggatatt is part of the Malus domestica chromosome 12, GDT2T_hap1 genome and encodes:
- the LOC103449985 gene encoding phosphatidylinositol 4-phosphate 5-kinase 9, with protein sequence MSGPVAIGDKVEEAQTFAERTKSLDVISREDRESIITNGEVADTSEIAAFRVRELLLPNRESYSGPVLGNIPEGKGKYVWSDGCIYDGEWRRGMRHGNGKIIWSSGAIYEGEFSGGYMHGTGTYIGSDKLTYKGRWRLNLKHGLGYQVYPNGDAFEGSWMQGLPEGPGKYTWVNGNVYLGNMKGGKMSGKGTLTWTNGDSFEGSWLNGMMHGFGVYTWSDGGFYVGTWTRGLKDGKGSFYPKGSRLPAVEELYLNALRKRGLLPDLRKQNNAHIHHAGSGDMGNAKIGERLQGSHRASANKISNRNLLNLEQSHRNVSLERRWSLEVSFEKVIGHDPSLLEGREKDSETEIPILEREYMQGVLISELVINNSFSSSSRRAKRRQKKLAKVVKRPGEAIIKGHRSYDLMLSLQLGIRYTVGKITPIQRREVRASDFGPRASFWMNFPKEGSQLTPPHRSVDFRWKDYCPMVFRNLREMFKIDAADYMMSICGNDALRELSSPGKSGSVFFLSQDDRFMIKTLRKSEVQVLLRMLPSYHHHVRSYENTLITKFFGLHRIKPSSGQKFRFVVMGNMFCTELRIHRRFDLKGSSLGRSADKIEIDENTTLKDLDLNYSFYLEPSWREALMNQIETDSKFLEAQHIMDYSLLMGVHYRAPQHLRSVMSYNNTNRADGLGILAEEETLEDEISNYPQGLVLIPRGTDDASVVVGPHVRGSRLRASSAGFEEVDLLLPGTARFQIQLGVNMPARAEQVPGEQGDQQTFHEVYDVVLYLGIIDILQDYSMGKKIEHAYKSLQFDSLSISAVDPTFYSRRFLEFIRKVFPPNALTR